In the genome of Pongo pygmaeus isolate AG05252 chromosome 9, NHGRI_mPonPyg2-v2.0_pri, whole genome shotgun sequence, one region contains:
- the PLAAT4 gene encoding phospholipase A and acyltransferase 4 isoform X2: protein MASPQQELKPGDLIEIFRLGYEHWALYIGDGYVIHLAPPSEYPGAGSSSIFSVLSNSAEVKRELLEDVVGGCCYRVNNSLDHEYQPRPVEVIISSAKEMVGQKMKYSVVSRNCEHFVTQLRYGKPHCKQEKPKKSDSLKQPQKSCVRSSCGDPSGD from the exons ATGGCTTCG CCACAACAAGAGCTCAAACCTGGAGACCTGATTGAGATTTTCCGCCTTGGCTACGAGCACTGGGCCCTGTATATAGGAGATGGCTATGTGATCCATCTGGCTCCTCCAA GTGAGTACCCCGGGGCTGGCTCCTCCAGCATCTTCTCAGTCCTGAGCAACAGTGCAGAGGTGAAACGGGAGCTCCTGGAAGATGTGGTGGGAGGCTGTTGCTATCGGGTCAACAACAGCTTGGACCATGAGTACCAACCACGGCCCGTGGAGGTGATCATCAGTTCTGCGAAGGAGATGGTTGGTCAGAAGATGAAGTACAGTGTTGTGAGCAGGAACTGTGAGCACTTTGTCACCCAGCTGAGATATGGCAAGCCCCACTGTAAACAG GAGAAACCAAAGAAAAGCGACAGCCTGAAGCAGCCACAAAAATCCTGTGTTAGAAGCAGCTGTGGGGATCCCAGTGGAGATTAG
- the PLAAT4 gene encoding phospholipase A and acyltransferase 4 isoform X1 has protein sequence MASPQQELKPGDLIEIFRLGYEHWALYIGDGYVIHLAPPSEYPGAGSSSIFSVLSNSAEVKRELLEDVVGGCCYRVNNSLDHEYQPRPVEVIISSAKEMVGQKMKYSVVSRNCEHFVTQLRYGKPHCKQVEKAKVEVGVAMALVTLVIGVFSFVIRRNQRKATA, from the exons ATGGCTTCG CCACAACAAGAGCTCAAACCTGGAGACCTGATTGAGATTTTCCGCCTTGGCTACGAGCACTGGGCCCTGTATATAGGAGATGGCTATGTGATCCATCTGGCTCCTCCAA GTGAGTACCCCGGGGCTGGCTCCTCCAGCATCTTCTCAGTCCTGAGCAACAGTGCAGAGGTGAAACGGGAGCTCCTGGAAGATGTGGTGGGAGGCTGTTGCTATCGGGTCAACAACAGCTTGGACCATGAGTACCAACCACGGCCCGTGGAGGTGATCATCAGTTCTGCGAAGGAGATGGTTGGTCAGAAGATGAAGTACAGTGTTGTGAGCAGGAACTGTGAGCACTTTGTCACCCAGCTGAGATATGGCAAGCCCCACTGTAAACAG GTGGAAAAGGCCAAGGTTGAAGTCGGTGTGGCCATGGCACTTGTGACGCTGGTTATTGGTGTATTCTCTTTTGTGATTAGGAGAAACCAAAGAAAAGCGACAGCCTGA